Proteins from a genomic interval of Nocardia sp. BMG51109:
- a CDS encoding SDR family NAD(P)-dependent oxidoreductase, translating into MTQALFDLTGRSALVTGAAGGIGSAVAQALAGAGAAVLVTDLNGDAAAAVAEKITGNGGTAASFAFDVTDRAAAGAAAEKAAGLADGVLHIVVNNAGVTAPAMFAKTTEESVKRLFDIHALGTINCTQAALDYLPTDGTGRVINVTSAAGLVGTLGQVNYSAAKAAIIGITKSLAKEFARKNILVNALAPLAATPMTETIRTNEKFSEQMLDRILLRRWAEPEEVAGAFVFLASDAASFITGQVLPVDGGTVI; encoded by the coding sequence ATGACACAGGCACTGTTCGACCTCACCGGGCGCTCGGCCCTGGTCACCGGCGCGGCCGGCGGGATCGGTTCGGCCGTCGCGCAGGCACTGGCCGGCGCCGGTGCGGCCGTGCTGGTCACCGACCTGAACGGGGACGCGGCCGCCGCGGTCGCGGAGAAGATCACCGGAAACGGTGGTACGGCGGCGAGTTTCGCGTTCGACGTCACCGATCGGGCCGCGGCCGGCGCCGCCGCCGAGAAAGCCGCCGGCTTGGCCGACGGCGTACTTCACATCGTCGTGAACAACGCCGGTGTCACCGCTCCCGCGATGTTCGCCAAGACGACCGAGGAATCGGTCAAGCGGCTGTTCGACATTCACGCGCTCGGCACCATCAACTGCACGCAGGCCGCGCTGGACTACCTGCCCACCGACGGCACCGGGCGGGTCATCAACGTGACCTCCGCCGCCGGTCTGGTGGGCACCCTCGGGCAGGTGAACTACTCGGCGGCCAAGGCCGCGATCATCGGCATCACCAAGTCGCTGGCGAAAGAGTTCGCGCGCAAGAACATTCTGGTCAACGCCCTCGCTCCGCTGGCCGCGACGCCGATGACCGAGACCATCCGCACGAACGAGAAGTTCTCCGAGCAGATGCTCGACCGGATCCTGTTGCGCCGCTGGGCCGAACCGGAGGAGGTGGCGGGCGCGTTCGTGTTCCTCGCCTCCGATGCGGCGTCGTTCATCACCGGGCAGGTGCTGCCGGTGGACGGTGGCACGGTGATCTGA